Proteins encoded together in one Telopea speciosissima isolate NSW1024214 ecotype Mountain lineage chromosome 4, Tspe_v1, whole genome shotgun sequence window:
- the LOC122658745 gene encoding pleiotropic drug resistance protein 1-like isoform X3, which translates to MTLLLGPPGSGKTTLMLALAGKLDKDLKFRGKINYNGHGMDEFVPQRTAAYISQHDLHIGEMTVRETFAFSARCQGVGSRYDILTELSKREKDADINPDPDFDAFLNSASLEGQEVSVATDYILKTLGLESCADTMVGDEMLRGISGGQRKRVTTGEMLVGPTRALFMDEISTGLDSSTTFQIVNSIKQSIDILSGTALISLLQPAPETYELFDDIILLSDGQIVYQGPREHVPEFFESVGFKCPERKGIADFLQEVSQLQIHFLFSLLLLISLAFSKGWTVFSLIWQVTSRKDQEQYWAHKDKPYRFIPVKEFVEAFHSFHVGRRVADELATPFDKSKSHPSALTTDKYGVSKKEILKACISRELLLMKRNSFVYIFKMMQLIIVAFFTMTLFLRTEMHKDSVEHGGIFMGALFFVVTTMTYNGIQELSMTVIKLPVFYKQRDLLFYPSWAYSLPTWILKIPVTLVEVAIWVFLTYYVIGFDPNVGRLFKQYLLLICISQMASGLFRLISSVGRDMVVSTTFGSFVLIILMLLGGFILSRDNIRKWWIWGYWISPLMYGQNAIVANEFHGESWSQLLPNGDTLGVAVLKSRGVFTEAYWYWIGVGALTCYVFLFNGLFTVALAYLDPFRKRKAVLSEERLKDKHASRIRKMIDRQSRGKINVQSGDDIKRSISSESSSTRMEGNEANQNKMQGLILPFQPLSLTFDEIRYSVDMPQEMKARGFTEDRLLLLKGVSGAFRPGVLTALMGVSGAGKTTLMDVLAGRKTGGYIEGSIKISGYPKKQETFARVSGYCEQNDIHSPHITVYESLLYSAWLRLAPEINSSTKKMFIEEVMELVELDSLREALVGLPGVNGLSTEQRKRLTIAVEFVANPSILFMDEPTSGLDARAAAIVMRAVRKIVDTGRTVVCTIHQPSIDIFDAFDELLLLKQGGEEIYVGPLGRHSCQLINHFEAIEGISRIKDGYNPATWMLEVTAPAQEEALCVNFSDIYKNSELYRRNKAMIEELSKPAPGSKDLYFPTQYSQSFFTQCKACLWKQHWSYWRNPQYIAVRLFFTTFVAMLIGTIFWNLGTQTERKQDFFNAMGAMFGAVTFLGIQNACSVQPVVFVERTVFYRERASGMYSAMAYAFAQVLIEVPHIFLQTVIYGIMVYSMIAFQWTTVKFFWYLFFMYFTLLYYTYYGMMAVAMTPNPHISAIVSSAFYSLWCLFSGMIIPRPSIPIWWRWYYWTCPVSWTLYGIVVSQFGDIQNKLESGETVVEFLRDYFGFRHDFLGVIAVVIVGYSVLFAVIFAFSIRAFNYHKR; encoded by the exons ATGACATTGCTTTTAGGCCCTCCAGGCTCCGGAAAGACCACACTGATGTTGGCTTTGGCAGGAAAGCTTGATAAAGATCTAAAA TTCCGGGGGAAAATAAATTACAATGGTCATGGAATGGATGAGTTTGTCCCACAAAGGACAGCAGCTTATATCAGTCAACATGATCTCCACATTGGGGAAATGACAGTGAGAGAAACCTTTGCTTTTTCTGCAAGATGTCAAGGGGTCGGAAGTCGTTATG ATATATTGACAGAGCtgtcaaaaagagaaaaggatgcAGACATTAACCCAGATCCTGATTTCGATGCTTTCTTGAAT TCAGCTTCACTAGAAGGACAGGAGGTCAGTGTAGCCACAGACTATATTCTAAAG ACTTTGGGACTTGAGAGTTGTGCAGATACCATGGTGGGAGATGAAATGCTGAGAGGTATCTCTGGAGGACAAAGAAAGCGTGTCACAACAG GGGAGATGCTGGTTGGACCAACAAGGGCACTTTTCATGGATGAGATATCAACTGGTTTGGATAGTTCGACAACATTTCAGATTGTGAATTCGATTAAGCAATCCATCGATATTCTAAGTGGGACAGctcttatctctctcctccagccAGCACCAGAGACTTACGAGCTCTTTGATGATATTATTCTCCTATCAGATGGGCAGATTGTGTACCAGGGGCCCCGTGAGCATGTGCCTGAGTTTTTCGAATCTGTGGGTTTCAAATGTCCTGAAAGGAAGGGAATTGCCGATTTCTTGCAGGAGGTGAGTCAACTTCAaatacattttcttttctcccttttgttACTTATATCTCTAGCTTTTAGCAAAGGTTGGACTGTATTTTCATTGATTTGGCAGGTGACGTCGAGGAAAGATCAAGAACAGTACTGGGCTCATAAAGATAAACCTTACAGATTTATCCCTGTCAAGGAATTTGTCGAGGCTTTCCACTCATTCCATGTTGGTCGGAGGGTAGCAGATGAACTTGCCACCCCATTTGATAAGAGCAAAAGTCATCCTTCAGCCTTAACTACCGATAAATATGGTGTTAGCAAGAAGGAAATTTTGAAAGCCTGTATTTCAAGAGAACTATTGCTGATGAAAAGAAATTCATTTGTTTACATTTTCAAGATGATGCAG CTTATTATTGTGGCATTCTTTACAATGACACTCTTCCTGCGAACTGAGATGCACAAAGATTCAGTAGAGCATGGTGGGATTTTTATGGGTGCTTTGTTCTTCGTTGTCACCACGATGACGTATAATGGAATACAAGAGCTTTCTATGACTGTCATTAAGCTTCCCGTATTTTACAAGCAAAGAGACCTCCTATTCTATCCTTCTTGGGCTTACTCACTGCCCACATGGATCCTAAAGATCCCAGTTACACTTGTTGAAGTTGCTATTTGGGTGTTCTTAACTTACTATGTCATAGGTTTTGACCCAAATGTCGGAAG GCTTTTCAAACAGTACCTTCTACTCATTTGTATTAGCCAAATGGCATCTGGATTGTTTCGACTCATTTCCTCAGTAGGAAGGGACATGGTTGTTTCGACCACATTTGGGTCCTTTGTATTAATTATACTCATGCTTCTAGGTGGATTTATTTTGTCACGAG ATAATATAAGGAAATGGTGGATATGGGGCTATTGGATCTCTCCCTTGATGTATGGGCAAAATGCTATAGTAGCAAACGAGTTCCATGGGGAAAGTTGGAGCCAA CTTCTACCCAATGGAGATACTCTAGGAGTGGCAGTCCTGAAATCTCGTGGGGTCTTCACTGAAGCTTATTGGTATTGGATTGGAGTAGGGGCATTGACTTGTTATGTTTTCCTATTCAATGGTTTATTCACAGTGGCTCTTGCTTATCTCGATC CATTTAGGAAACGTAAGGCAGTTCTATCTGAAGAGAGATTGAAGGATAAACACGCCAGTAGGATCAGAAAAATGATTGATCGACAATCCAGAGGAAAG ataaatgtaCAATCAGGAGATGACATTAAAAGAAGTATTTCATCTGAGTCTTCATCTACAAGGATGGAGGGCAATGAAGCCAATCAGAACAAGATGCAGGGATTGATTCTTCCGTTTCAACCTCTTTCCCTCACCTTTGACGAAATCAGATACTCTGTTGACATGCCACAG GAAATGAAAGCACGAGGCTTTACAGAGGACCGGCTGTTGCTTCTCAAGGGAGTGAGTGGAGCTTTTAGGCCAGGAGTCCTTACAGCTCTGATGGGTGTTAGTGGTGCTGGTAAGACCACTTTGATGGATGTGTTGGCTGGAAGGAAAACTGGAGGATATATTGAAGGAAGCATCAAGATATCTGGCTACccaaagaaacaagaaacatTTGCTCGTGTATCAGGGTACTGTGAACAGAACGATATCCACTCTCCCCATATTACGGTCTATGAATCCTTGCTCTATTCAGCTTGGCTTCGGTTAGCTCCTGAAATCAATTCTTCCACTAAAAAG ATGTTCATTGAGGAGGTCATGGAGCTTGTAGAGCTGGACTCATTGAGGGAAGCACTGGTTGGGCTTCCAGGTGTAAATGGTCTCTCAACAGAGCAGCGCAAGAGGTTGACCATTGCAGTTGAATTCGTTGCCAACCCTTCAATTTTATTCATGGATGAGCCAACATCTGGCCTGGATGCAAGGGCAGCAGCAATAGTGATGAGAGCAGTGAGAAAAATTGTGGACACTGGACGAACTGTGGTTTGCACCATCCACCAGCCAAGCATTGACATATTTGATGCTTTTGACGAG CTATTATTACTgaagcaaggaggagaagaaatatATGTAGGCCCATTAGGGAGACACTCTTGTCAATTGATCAATCACTTTGAG GCAATTGAAGGAATCAGTAGGATAAAAGATGGATATAATCCAGCAACATGGATGTTGGAGGTGACAGCACCGGCCCAAGAAGAAGCTTTGTGTGTAAACTTCAGTGACATATATAAGAATTCAGAACTGTACAG GAGGAACAAAGCAATGATTGAGGAACTGAGTAAACCTGCCCCTGGTTCAAAAGACCTCTATTTCCCTACTCAGTACTCCCAATCTTTCTTCACGCAATGCAAGGCTTGCCTATGGAAACAGCATTGGTCCTATTGGAGGAATCCACAATACATTGCAGTGAGGCTCTTCTTCACAACTTTTGTAGCAATGTTGATTGGGACAATTTTTTGGAATCTTGGAACTCAAAC GGAGAGGAAGCAGGATTTCTTTAATGCAATGGGTGCTATGTTTGGTGCTGTTACTTTCCTTGGAATACAAAATGCTTGCTCAGTGCAGCCAGTTGTATTTGTTGAGCGAACTGTATTTTATAGAGAGAGGGCTTCTGGGATGTATTCAGCTATGGCATATGCCTTTGCCCAA GTTTTGATTGAGGTTCCACATATCTTCTTACAGACTGTTATATATGGGATTATGGTGTATTCAATGATTGCATTTCAATGGACAACTGTGAAATTCTTTTGGTATCTATTCTTCATGTATTTCACATTGTTATACTATACCTATTACGGTATGATGGCAGTGGCTATGACACCCAACCCACACATCTCCGCTATAGTTTCCTCAGCATTTTATTCATTATGGTGCCTTTTCTCAGGAATGATAATTCCAAGACCT AGCATTCCTATCTGGTGGAGGTGGTATTACTGGACTTGCCCTGTTTCGTGGACGTTGTATGGCATTGTTGTGTCACAGTTTGGAGATATACAGAATAAGCTTGAATCAGGCGAAACAGTTGTAGAATTTTTGAGGGATTATTTTGGCTTCAGACATGATTTCTTAGGAGTGATTGCTGTCGTCATTGTTGGATACAGTGTGCTTTTTGCAGTCATCTTTGCTTTTTCAATAAGGGCATTTAATTACCATAAAAGATAA
- the LOC122658745 gene encoding pleiotropic drug resistance protein 1-like isoform X6 produces MTLLLGPPGSGKTTLMLALAGKLDKDLKFRGKINYNGHGMDEFVPQRTAAYISQHDLHIGEMTVRETFAFSARCQGVGSRYDILTELSKREKDADINPDPDFDAFLNSASLEGQEVSVATDYILKTLGLESCADTMVGDEMLRGISGGQRKRVTTGEMLVGPTRALFMDEISTGLDSSTTFQIVNSIKQSIDILSGTALISLLQPAPETYELFDDIILLSDGQIVYQGPREHVPEFFESVGFKCPERKGIADFLQEVSQLQIHFLFSLLLLISLAFSKGWTVFSLIWQVTSRKDQEQYWAHKDKPYRFIPVKEFVEAFHSFHVGRRVADELATPFDKSKSHPSALTTDKYGVSKKEILKACISRELLLMKRNSFVYIFKMMQLIIVAFFTMTLFLRTEMHKDSVEHGGIFMGALFFVVTTMTYNGIQELSMTVIKLPVFYKQRDLLFYPSWAYSLPTWILKIPVTLVEVAIWVFLTYYVIGFDPNVGRLFKQYLLLICISQMASGLFRLISSVGRDMVVSTTFGSFVLIILMLLGGFILSRDNIRKWWIWGYWISPLMYGQNAIVANEFHGESWSQLLPNGDTLGVAVLKSRGVFTEAYWYWIGVGALTCYVFLFNGLFTVALAYLDPFRKRKAVLSEERLKDKHASRIRKMIDRQSRGKIYSSSTRMEGNEANQNKMQGLILPFQPLSLTFDEIRYSVDMPQEMKARGFTEDRLLLLKGVSGAFRPGVLTALMGVSGAGKTTLMDVLAGRKTGGYIEGSIKISGYPKKQETFARVSGYCEQNDIHSPHITVYESLLYSAWLRLAPEINSSTKKMFIEEVMELVELDSLREALVGLPGVNGLSTEQRKRLTIAVEFVANPSILFMDEPTSGLDARAAAIVMRAVRKIVDTGRTVVCTIHQPSIDIFDAFDELLLLKQGGEEIYVGPLGRHSCQLINHFEAIEGISRIKDGYNPATWMLEVTAPAQEEALCVNFSDIYKNSELYRRNKAMIEELSKPAPGSKDLYFPTQYSQSFFTQCKACLWKQHWSYWRNPQYIAVRLFFTTFVAMLIGTIFWNLGTQTERKQDFFNAMGAMFGAVTFLGIQNACSVQPVVFVERTVFYRERASGMYSAMAYAFAQVLIEVPHIFLQTVIYGIMVYSMIAFQWTTVKFFWYLFFMYFTLLYYTYYGMMAVAMTPNPHISAIVSSAFYSLWCLFSGMIIPRPSIPIWWRWYYWTCPVSWTLYGIVVSQFGDIQNKLESGETVVEFLRDYFGFRHDFLGVIAVVIVGYSVLFAVIFAFSIRAFNYHKR; encoded by the exons ATGACATTGCTTTTAGGCCCTCCAGGCTCCGGAAAGACCACACTGATGTTGGCTTTGGCAGGAAAGCTTGATAAAGATCTAAAA TTCCGGGGGAAAATAAATTACAATGGTCATGGAATGGATGAGTTTGTCCCACAAAGGACAGCAGCTTATATCAGTCAACATGATCTCCACATTGGGGAAATGACAGTGAGAGAAACCTTTGCTTTTTCTGCAAGATGTCAAGGGGTCGGAAGTCGTTATG ATATATTGACAGAGCtgtcaaaaagagaaaaggatgcAGACATTAACCCAGATCCTGATTTCGATGCTTTCTTGAAT TCAGCTTCACTAGAAGGACAGGAGGTCAGTGTAGCCACAGACTATATTCTAAAG ACTTTGGGACTTGAGAGTTGTGCAGATACCATGGTGGGAGATGAAATGCTGAGAGGTATCTCTGGAGGACAAAGAAAGCGTGTCACAACAG GGGAGATGCTGGTTGGACCAACAAGGGCACTTTTCATGGATGAGATATCAACTGGTTTGGATAGTTCGACAACATTTCAGATTGTGAATTCGATTAAGCAATCCATCGATATTCTAAGTGGGACAGctcttatctctctcctccagccAGCACCAGAGACTTACGAGCTCTTTGATGATATTATTCTCCTATCAGATGGGCAGATTGTGTACCAGGGGCCCCGTGAGCATGTGCCTGAGTTTTTCGAATCTGTGGGTTTCAAATGTCCTGAAAGGAAGGGAATTGCCGATTTCTTGCAGGAGGTGAGTCAACTTCAaatacattttcttttctcccttttgttACTTATATCTCTAGCTTTTAGCAAAGGTTGGACTGTATTTTCATTGATTTGGCAGGTGACGTCGAGGAAAGATCAAGAACAGTACTGGGCTCATAAAGATAAACCTTACAGATTTATCCCTGTCAAGGAATTTGTCGAGGCTTTCCACTCATTCCATGTTGGTCGGAGGGTAGCAGATGAACTTGCCACCCCATTTGATAAGAGCAAAAGTCATCCTTCAGCCTTAACTACCGATAAATATGGTGTTAGCAAGAAGGAAATTTTGAAAGCCTGTATTTCAAGAGAACTATTGCTGATGAAAAGAAATTCATTTGTTTACATTTTCAAGATGATGCAG CTTATTATTGTGGCATTCTTTACAATGACACTCTTCCTGCGAACTGAGATGCACAAAGATTCAGTAGAGCATGGTGGGATTTTTATGGGTGCTTTGTTCTTCGTTGTCACCACGATGACGTATAATGGAATACAAGAGCTTTCTATGACTGTCATTAAGCTTCCCGTATTTTACAAGCAAAGAGACCTCCTATTCTATCCTTCTTGGGCTTACTCACTGCCCACATGGATCCTAAAGATCCCAGTTACACTTGTTGAAGTTGCTATTTGGGTGTTCTTAACTTACTATGTCATAGGTTTTGACCCAAATGTCGGAAG GCTTTTCAAACAGTACCTTCTACTCATTTGTATTAGCCAAATGGCATCTGGATTGTTTCGACTCATTTCCTCAGTAGGAAGGGACATGGTTGTTTCGACCACATTTGGGTCCTTTGTATTAATTATACTCATGCTTCTAGGTGGATTTATTTTGTCACGAG ATAATATAAGGAAATGGTGGATATGGGGCTATTGGATCTCTCCCTTGATGTATGGGCAAAATGCTATAGTAGCAAACGAGTTCCATGGGGAAAGTTGGAGCCAA CTTCTACCCAATGGAGATACTCTAGGAGTGGCAGTCCTGAAATCTCGTGGGGTCTTCACTGAAGCTTATTGGTATTGGATTGGAGTAGGGGCATTGACTTGTTATGTTTTCCTATTCAATGGTTTATTCACAGTGGCTCTTGCTTATCTCGATC CATTTAGGAAACGTAAGGCAGTTCTATCTGAAGAGAGATTGAAGGATAAACACGCCAGTAGGATCAGAAAAATGATTGATCGACAATCCAGAGGAAAGATTTAT TCTTCATCTACAAGGATGGAGGGCAATGAAGCCAATCAGAACAAGATGCAGGGATTGATTCTTCCGTTTCAACCTCTTTCCCTCACCTTTGACGAAATCAGATACTCTGTTGACATGCCACAG GAAATGAAAGCACGAGGCTTTACAGAGGACCGGCTGTTGCTTCTCAAGGGAGTGAGTGGAGCTTTTAGGCCAGGAGTCCTTACAGCTCTGATGGGTGTTAGTGGTGCTGGTAAGACCACTTTGATGGATGTGTTGGCTGGAAGGAAAACTGGAGGATATATTGAAGGAAGCATCAAGATATCTGGCTACccaaagaaacaagaaacatTTGCTCGTGTATCAGGGTACTGTGAACAGAACGATATCCACTCTCCCCATATTACGGTCTATGAATCCTTGCTCTATTCAGCTTGGCTTCGGTTAGCTCCTGAAATCAATTCTTCCACTAAAAAG ATGTTCATTGAGGAGGTCATGGAGCTTGTAGAGCTGGACTCATTGAGGGAAGCACTGGTTGGGCTTCCAGGTGTAAATGGTCTCTCAACAGAGCAGCGCAAGAGGTTGACCATTGCAGTTGAATTCGTTGCCAACCCTTCAATTTTATTCATGGATGAGCCAACATCTGGCCTGGATGCAAGGGCAGCAGCAATAGTGATGAGAGCAGTGAGAAAAATTGTGGACACTGGACGAACTGTGGTTTGCACCATCCACCAGCCAAGCATTGACATATTTGATGCTTTTGACGAG CTATTATTACTgaagcaaggaggagaagaaatatATGTAGGCCCATTAGGGAGACACTCTTGTCAATTGATCAATCACTTTGAG GCAATTGAAGGAATCAGTAGGATAAAAGATGGATATAATCCAGCAACATGGATGTTGGAGGTGACAGCACCGGCCCAAGAAGAAGCTTTGTGTGTAAACTTCAGTGACATATATAAGAATTCAGAACTGTACAG GAGGAACAAAGCAATGATTGAGGAACTGAGTAAACCTGCCCCTGGTTCAAAAGACCTCTATTTCCCTACTCAGTACTCCCAATCTTTCTTCACGCAATGCAAGGCTTGCCTATGGAAACAGCATTGGTCCTATTGGAGGAATCCACAATACATTGCAGTGAGGCTCTTCTTCACAACTTTTGTAGCAATGTTGATTGGGACAATTTTTTGGAATCTTGGAACTCAAAC GGAGAGGAAGCAGGATTTCTTTAATGCAATGGGTGCTATGTTTGGTGCTGTTACTTTCCTTGGAATACAAAATGCTTGCTCAGTGCAGCCAGTTGTATTTGTTGAGCGAACTGTATTTTATAGAGAGAGGGCTTCTGGGATGTATTCAGCTATGGCATATGCCTTTGCCCAA GTTTTGATTGAGGTTCCACATATCTTCTTACAGACTGTTATATATGGGATTATGGTGTATTCAATGATTGCATTTCAATGGACAACTGTGAAATTCTTTTGGTATCTATTCTTCATGTATTTCACATTGTTATACTATACCTATTACGGTATGATGGCAGTGGCTATGACACCCAACCCACACATCTCCGCTATAGTTTCCTCAGCATTTTATTCATTATGGTGCCTTTTCTCAGGAATGATAATTCCAAGACCT AGCATTCCTATCTGGTGGAGGTGGTATTACTGGACTTGCCCTGTTTCGTGGACGTTGTATGGCATTGTTGTGTCACAGTTTGGAGATATACAGAATAAGCTTGAATCAGGCGAAACAGTTGTAGAATTTTTGAGGGATTATTTTGGCTTCAGACATGATTTCTTAGGAGTGATTGCTGTCGTCATTGTTGGATACAGTGTGCTTTTTGCAGTCATCTTTGCTTTTTCAATAAGGGCATTTAATTACCATAAAAGATAA